The Papaver somniferum cultivar HN1 unplaced genomic scaffold, ASM357369v1 unplaced-scaffold_114, whole genome shotgun sequence region ATTTgacggaaaaaaaaaacttatgatcAACCCCAGATTACGGACGTATGGGTTACATAATAATCATTGTAAGCTGACGCAGAGCTGCTCCAGTACAGTAAATAAAGAAACTAACTGCTCAGCTGGTTCCACCAGACATCGACATACATACGAGGCAAGGGTTGATTTCATCCAACCAAGTAACCAGACAATCATAATGAAACATATGCGAGCACGGCATTCTGCTTACTTCGGATCCATCTATAATCCCTATTAGGCAGATATAGCACAACTACTGCTACAATCGTTAGTCTCCATGGTTTTGTCTATATATTCCTGcatttatttctctttcttcaGTCCATCAATAAACGATTTTACTGTTGGAAAATTGACACTGAACAGGGTGAAATAAAAGAATGTTGTACTAGGATTCAAGGCTCTAATAATagattcttttcgacaattattcgacccttCCCAATAAGATTGACGAGTACAAATAGGTCAATGAATATTTCCGTCAGGATACTTGAAGTCCCACAACaatgttggattcaaagcttgtacaACCTTGACCCAACCAGGAATACTTTGGTTTTGATTCTGATGATGCTTATAAGAGAGAAAACAAAGAGAGTTGAGATGTGTTTTGAATGAAAACAAGGATGCTATTTATAGAGAGTTTAAAATCTGTTGAAGATGACTCTTCATCTCCAACAGGCATCTTTTCAGATGGAACAGACATCTCTTCGAAAATGGTGTCTGCTGGGAAAATAACGTTTCTGTTCGGTTTTCTAACTGTCAtaagaaaaccctaaaacaaaaaatTCCTCCGAGACGCTGTCTTGCACTCTGCTAAGGGCGCTGCCCCCTAGACCCCCGCGACCTGACCGGTCAGGTGGAACACCGAAACTCGGCGTAACACCTACAAATTAAGGGTTTGTTGAatatatccaacattctccccttattttcaaaaaccaagaaAAGTTTTGAAATTAAATATTACCTTGTTCTTGCGGATCAGCTAGTCCCCAAAAATCGAAATACGATTGGTCGATCACCGTTGGTGGCCGGGTCGGATCAGCAGCTCGATGGATCAAGCCTGGGCGGCTGCCCCGAACTGGAAAGCTACGGTGGGGCGGGATGTACTTGGCAGGGGTGTCACCGGGAAAGTGGATTAGTGCGGAGATTGAAAACGTGACGGAAAGCCGAACTATCGGCATCGAGAAGGTTCGAGCGAAGAGCGTTTCCCTTGGCAACAAGGGCACTTAGGCAGTCTGGTCACGCCGGCGAGACATCTAATATCTGCAGCACTCACGGTCTAAACGGTGCGATTATCTCACGCCCAAAACCACCCAACCCGAACAAAGGGAACAAAAGGGTCATTTTCACTAGGGTTGTTTTCTTGTGCACTACTAGTAGGTGAGGTACGGATATAATATCCAACATCACAAGAACAAGTGAAGGCTATGTGAGCACAAAGATGACCCTCTAAATAATCCATAGAgtgcagagaaagaaaaaaagaagtgcTGAAGAATGACAAGAAAGATTTCATCACTGTACATCTCTATTTATAATAAGAGAGTGTCAAAAAACAAGCAATTTCCGAATAGAGCACCAATTACAAATTACAAGTTTCCTAAACCAAGTCTAATACAGAGTCATAAACTCAAAGATGGAGCTGCCCTTAGGTTAAACTAATTTTGTTAATCCTTGCATTTAATGAAAGCTTCATCAAACATGACATTGTTCCGGACTGCACCGAACATAGAACTTGTTAACCCCTGCATACAAAAGAACTTTAATTATCTATTCTACAATATTGTTCTGTTGAAAATCAATTTACCTCTTGATGATCTTCTAAAACTGAACTCTTCAGGAGGGGAAGTCCGAAGTTTGCCCGTATGGCTTGCATTTGCTGAGTATATCCTGTCCTTCATTAATTATAGGTCCCTAGGGGTTTTTAAgggaaaccctaacttctcttTTATAAAGGCCGATATTTTATGTAGTTGCACCTAAAACAGTTGTTGTTAAAGATAAATACCAAAAAAGATTGTATTGGCTCTGTGTTCTATATCACATAAAACTCTTTATATATATCTTTCTTATCATGTTCTCATATCTTTCGCAGGATTTGTAGAAGTCTCATATCTTTCGTAGAAGAAGTTTGCGAACAGAAGATTCAGGTAGAACTCAACGtaatacttttttctttttcttttgtgtgaTCTCTTTGTTGTTATGTTTTTCTGCACGCAGTCCTATACTCGTATATTTCTGTTGTTGGAGACATAGGTAGGCTCTTACTTGTATCTCTATATATATTTGTAAGACTATTTAATCATGATTCTCTGCATGTGAATAagttctgtgttttttttttctggtgtAATATTGgtgtttgttcttcttttttttaattgaaGGGTTTAATCATGATTCTCTATTATTTTGGTGATATTTTTGTTGTTACAGTAAATTGATTGTCGTGCATAACAACTCCGCGATGGAGATGATGAGGTCTATCGTAAGGCGGTTGATAGGAATTTTTTCATCGGGGCCTGCTGTTCAAGATTCAACTCCTAATAAGAGTTTGGATGTGTCTCAGAGGATGGATGGACCTACGGAAAAGGTAAATCTCTTTAATTTGAACGCATAGTGCAATATGTGCTTAAGAAGTATGGTTTTAGCCTCTATAATATTATTTAGGCGCCCGGTTGTAAAACTCGTGTGCCTAGGGCTCGCCTTCAACAACATAGGTTGCCAATACTCTAGATAAGCGTTTGGTATAATAAAGTTGTTCTGACGCATTATCGTGTTATTCAGTTGGGTTTTTATTTCCTAGTTTTAAGCATCTATTATCATCTTTTTGTTACATAGTGTAACTTGGCTTATTCCTCTTGTGGATAGGTGGATGCCAAGTTCATCGAGGCTGTACGTTTATTCGATGAGCTTGACAAAATGGTTAGTAAGTATGGAACGACGGTGTGGAATTTGTACGATGATCACTTTCCAGAGCTTGCAAACATTGTATCAGACAATGTCATGTATGCCAAAGTAGTGAAGTTGATGGGAAACCGAACAaatgctgcaactcttgattttagTAAGGTATGCCGTTTGAACTGATCAAATAAATAGAAAGTTTAGGTACCATGCGTTATGATGTTGATCTGTTCGTTGTATTATTTACTTAGATCCTATCTGAAGAGCTTGGGACTAAATTGAAAGAGGCAGCAGCGGTATCCATTGGATGTGAGCTCAATGAACTTGATCTCATAAATATCAATGGGCTCTGTGACCAAGTGTTGTCTCTTTCCGAGTCTAGGGATCAGCTCTATGAAGACTTGAAAACGAAAATGAACACCATTGCTCCAAATCTTACTGCTCTTGCTGGCGATCTTGTTGGAGCACGACTCATTGCTCATGCTGGTGGCACGCTGAACCTTGTTACACAACCTGGAAGCACAATTCAGGTATACGGTGCAGAGAAGGCATTCCGCAGAGCTCGAAAGAGAAACGATGCTACACCCAAATACGGGAATATCATTTATAACTCTCCTTTGATTAGTAAAGCTGTCCCTAAATTCAAGGGAAAGATGGCTAGAACTCTGGCAGCCAAGATTGCATTGGCCATCAGATATGATGTTTTGGGAGACCCTCAAGATAACACCATGGGTCTGGAGACTCGTAACAAGGTAAGAGACTTgggagttttgtttttaatattttcaaagttTGTCTTTTAAACTCCTTTCTGATTAGAATGTTCTTGAGTAGCTTGAAGAAAGGTTGAGAAGTCTCGAGGGTAGATCGGGTAGAGCGATGCCTCGTCCTATAGAGGTTGGATTTTTTGCCTCAGTTTCTACTTTATTACTTTAGTTTTCTTGTTTTACAAgtcctttactttcctagtttagtttGAATTCCATTTTGGTTTCTTTTAGTTGGTTCTacaaagcctatataaaggctaggtccctttgtttagaaaacacatcttattattatcaatcaaataTTATTATCGTTTAATACGAttctctatctcttttatcttttctctttatctcTTTATTATCGTCAATTCTCATCTTTTTCATCTCTTCTCATCCCTTACAATCTCCGTATTGCCTTTTTCGTATCCGttctacattagttggtatcagagtTTTAGGTTTTTGATAACTATGGACGATCTTCTGAAGCTTCGATCAGAATTAATAATTAGTCTGGGACACTATGCCAAAGAATATTCGGAAGACACACCGGACAGACATTACTTAGACTGATGGTGAAGTTTTCTTTAACTATGCAACACACCGGACAGACATTACTTTGCTGCCATGGAAGCTAGTGGTTCT contains the following coding sequences:
- the LOC113328717 gene encoding probable nucleolar protein 5-2, whose protein sequence is MEMMRSIVRRLIGIFSSGPAVQDSTPNKSLDVSQRMDGPTEKVDAKFIEAVRLFDELDKMVSKYGTTVWNLYDDHFPELANIVSDNVMYAKVVKLMGNRTNAATLDFSKILSEELGTKLKEAAAVSIGCELNELDLININGLCDQVLSLSESRDQLYEDLKTKMNTIAPNLTALAGDLVGARLIAHAGGTLNLVTQPGSTIQVYGAEKAFRRARKRNDATPKYGNIIYNSPLISKAVPKFKGKMARTLAAKIALAIRYDVLGDPQDNTMGLETRNKLEERLRSLEGRSGRAMPRPIEVGFFASVSTLLL